The region tttttttccaattcttATCAATATATTTCGATAACAAATGTTCTTTTCCCGACAGCCCTTGAGGAAATGCGTAACTCTCTGGAGCAGGACAAGGTACGTCTGCAGACGATActgaaggaaacggaaaacaatgtTAGCAAGTTGAACCAAGACTTGACAACGGCTCAGTCGGACATCCAGAAGTTCCAAACGGATACCACTCAGAAGGATGCGAGCGAAAAGGAGCTACAGGCGCGGCTTACAAATGAGAGCGAGGAGAAGGACCGTGTGCTGGCGGAACTGCATCAGGTGAAAAAGCAGATGGCCGATCTGGAGGGAACATTGTGTGCGACTCGCCAAGAACTGGGCCGAGCTCGGTGCAAGGCTAACCAGGACGAGCATCGGTTCCATCAGCGGGAGCAGGAGCTGTGTGGCCGAATGGAAGAAGGACGCGGTCGGGAGAAACGGCTTGAAGATCAGAAGCACAACCTGGAGGTGTGCCTGGCCGATGCTACTCAGCAAATCCAGGAACTGAAGGCTCGTCTCGGTGGAGCGGAAGGACGTGTCCGTGCGCTGGATGAGCAACTGATGCAACTGGAGGGACAGAAGAAAGAGGTGGAAAACAAGCTGAGCTCCATCGGACACACGTTGCGCCGTATTGCTGGTATCCAGATGGATGGCTCCGTCAGTCTGCCGTACCGTTTGATGAGCCCATCGCGCCGATACAGTCCGGCCCGTGGTGGTCGCTCGGAGCGCGATGAATATCcacctcatcaccaccatcaccatcatcatcatcagcacggaCACGGGCACGGTCACGGTGGTCAGCAACACGAAACTCGCAGCATGTCTGGCGAGAACGTGCTGATCGATGTCGATCCGGAAATGGTCCGTAAGGGTGTGCGTACGCTGATGCAACAGATTGCGCACATCGAACGGGAACGAGATGATTACAAGGTTCAGCTGTGTACGGCTCGCAACCAACTGCAGGAAGCCAACGATGCCCAGTTGCGCCTGGAGacgaaaatcaacaaactgcAACAGCACAATCGAGCGATACACGAGGATAAAACCAATCTGGAGGCACGTTTGGCTCAAAAGACGACCACCTTACAATCGGTTGAGGAAACGCTGCGTCAAAAGTCAGACGAACTGGCGTCGGTACGCGAGAAGGCGGCCCAACTGGAACAATCGCTTGGTAGCACTAGCGAAGAGAAGGCCCACCTGGAGGAACGATTGGAAAAGTGTCGTCAAACAGGAGCCCGACTTGAATCTGATAAGCGGCACTTGCAAGATGAGTTGGGTCGTACCGAGGGCCGCGCCTCTAAACTGGACCTACAGCGTGTCGCGCTGGAAGGAGACATTCAGCGGCTGCAGATGGCGATGCAAGAGAAAGATTGCACCATTCGTAATCAACAGGAGCGGCTGGAGAACCAGCAGCGCTCTCTGACACAGTTGGAGGATCGTTGCGTTGCCCTCAAGAGTACGGTCGATCAGCTGAAAGAACGGCTGCAAGCGGCTGCCATTACGGAGACCGAGTTACGTGGCGAGATTGCCGGACTTCATCGGCACAATGCCGATCAGGGCCACACGTTCGCACTTGGTCAGGATAAGTTGAAACAGTTGCAGAAATCTCTCACCAATAGTGAGAATGAGCGGCGTGTGCTAGCCGAACGGTTAGATGCTGCACAGCATTCGATCAATGAGTTGCGTCGCGATCAACAGGCCTCGCAGGATAGTACAACTCGGTTGCAGGAGCAGCTGGCCGAGTGCGAAGTCCAAAAATCGACCCTGGAGAGCCAGCTAAGATTGGCCAAGTGGAACCAGGAAACAAGTGAGCAACttgccgccaccggtggcatTGGATCTggaggtagtggtggtggtggtggtgcaacggCCGGCGGTGATCAAGAGCTGACTCGACAAGTCCTGAGTCTACAGCGCGATCGCACAGAGTTGCGCAACAAGGTGGAAGCACTGAGTGACAAGATTCGCTCACTGGAGCACGAGAAGCGAACCCTggtcaacggtggtggcaacaacaacaacaacagtaagtTCGCCACAAATCATTCACTGTATGACCGTTCGGAGAAGAAGGGCGCGGAATACGATTCCAACCGGTTGGACTCGTCCGTGAATCTGGAttccgccaccgttcggtttAGCTGTGGACTTGATCACGCGCAAATCGAACAGGAGAGCCGCGATCTGCGGATGAAGATACGGCGTCTAGAGACGATGCTCGCAGAAAAGGAGGCCGAGTTGGCGCGCTCGAAGGCAAAACTACTTGAATCACCAAGCAAGAGCAGTAGCCTGGGAGGAGGCGGTGATGTTGAGCGTTACCGGAGTGCTCAAGTGCAAGCCGAGAGGCTACTCGATGCTCGCGAACAATCGCACCGTCAGCAGGTTACCCGGCTCGAAAATCAAATATCGATGCTGAGGGAGCAACTGGCCCAGGAGGCCAAGAGGCGTCAGCAATACATCCTCCGAAGCTCACGCGCAGGTCGTGAAATGCAGCAGCTTCGCCAGACCATTGGCGATTCGTTACGGAACGTCGCCCAGGATCCGCTGGATCCTAGTTTACTCGAGAGTGAAGCACGACGGTGAGTACCGTTTTGGTAAATGAAAAGGATGTTTATGGTTAATCCATCACACTTCTCGTCCCCACCCACAGCTTGGACAGTGCCGTTTCGATGAGTCTTCCGCCCAGCACATCTGTTGGACGGGAATTCAACCGCAGTCTGAGCCCAACCTATCGTTGAGCGAACAATACACACACTGCCTTCGGAAGCTGCCATAGCGGTAAATTCGTACCGTGAATGTATGGTACTTAAATTTGATAACTACTAATGGAAGGGAGGTTTTTTCGAAGCTATTTGAAGAGTATAAAAGCTCCGGATAAGTAGAATAGAGCATAGAATTAGCAGTAAATACTAATTTATTCATTAACATATTTGCATCTCAAGCTTACCTCAGTGCTGAACGAATTGACTAAATTCCCTATAAGTAGCTCTCTGACATCTATGCAATCTTCGAAGCAATCACAATAATCCGTCCTTAACAGCATTTCATGATAGTAATTATCGGTTATAATCAACACGTCGTTGGTTAAAGTTTCAAAATGTAAGCTAATACCTTTTCGTAACCACATAACGTATATGATAACCAAAATGCACTATTCTATGCCGGATATAGTTTAGCATGATGATCTCACAGCATCTCCGTGCATCGTAGCATTCATGGCCTGGtaggaaaagtggaaaccaaAGAAAGTAGTTCCTGTAGAATACGCGCATCTGCGCGGCATTTCAAAAACGAGCTTATCACCAAACGTAATAAAAAGCATGTGTAATAACTAACAAATATAAATGTCAACCAATGAAACAAGTTTAATTGCGCAGTTAACTGATGGCTGATGACTACAACTACTTGTTTAATCAATGGGCACTCAACTCGCCTCGATAGCCGTGATCGTCTAGTGGTTAGGACCCTACGTTGTGGCCGTAGTAACCCAGGTTCGAATCCTGGTCACGGCAGTGTTTCTCTCGGACACTGTCACGGAAGAGGGGGAAGTTTTTTTGTGTACGGTTACGTTCAGCCTCTTTTCTAAAATGCATGTGCGAAAATGCatattccttcttccttcctatTGTTTGATGATGCATCCCATGATAccttggaaagaaaaaacaaattttcgggtagtttgtgttttgctttggaACTTTTTGTCAACAAATAACTGTCAGATGCCCGTTCAGAACAGTGAACCCAATTTCCGTTGCTAGCCAGTTGGGTGCTATGAAAATTGGCAAAAGGAACAGGAAATCGAGACGCGATAGCTCTAGCTCATCGTCAAGTAGCAGCTCTGGCAGCTctatcagcagcaccggccacAGAAGCAGGGCCAAACGGAAACGGCGGGATGCATCCTCggagagcaccagcagcagtaccagcaacagcagcagcagcggcagtagcagcagctctagCGATTCTAGCACGGAACGCAGGCGTAGAAAGAAGAAATTGAAGCGTAAACTGTTGAAACtccaaaagaaggaagagaaagctcGCAAGAAAGCGGTACGCAAGGAGAAAAAGGCTAaacggaagcagaagctggAGAAGAAAGCAGCCAAACGGAAGgtgaaagaagaacgaaaggCTGCTCGGATCCGAGAGCAACAACCGGCGCCAACCACGGACAAGCCCGACGATGCTTCCCTGCTGGATTGTGGTGTTCCCCTAGGGTTGATGAATCGAAAGGCAAGAGCGCCGGAGACAAGGGAAGAATACGAAGCCCGGCAGTCCGTAATTCGCCGTGTGGTCGATCCGGCAACGGGCCGGGCACGGCTGATTAAAGGTGATGGAGAGATAATCGAAGAGTTCGTGAGCCGTGAACGCCACCAGGAAATCAACCGGCAAGCCACTGCGGCCGATGGGGCCGAGTTCCAGCGTCGCACCGTCGGATTCAACAATGTCCCGTAGTGTTTGCTATTTCGTGAGGTTCTTGGTTTCGgggcaaataaaaatccaaatttAATTCCAAGAAATCCAAAATCCAAAATTATTGTCTCTGTCAACGCACCTTTGACAGGTAATTCTCGGGAAAAACTGACAGCGTTCCGGCGAAGAAGATTGCTGAGGATGTTGCTGCGTGAGTGAAGAAACTGcaagtgctgctgcaaaagaaCAAGTTCTAGGTCCGTGCCAGTGAGAGTTTGGCCATGGagtgcatctgctgctgctgcagggtcGACGGAACGTTTATCCGGTGCCTAGTATAGTTTATCCGGTGCCGATTGAGAACCAGGATATTGTGTAGCGATGGAAGGGGCCGCTAGTGAGAGTGTGATGAatctcgaggaggaggaaccggtTGTCGACGATAATCCAACAGCGGTGTAAGTTGCACAGTTCGGAGCAGAGGgttcctttgtttttcttatcCTTTCTAAAATCCTGGTCCTTCCCTTCTAGGCCGAACGCGTACCCGGAAACCTACtgccgcttctgcttctcggAAATCGACGTCCAGCCTCTGTTTTCCCCAGAATGTAATCCCAAATCGAGTGTGCTATTGCGAGTGCGCCTGTTCGAGTGCATAGGACTGCGACTAACGAAGGATGTCGATTATCCCAGCTCCATATGCTTAATGTGTTCCTTGACACTGCAAGAGTTCAAATGCTTTCGGGATCGTTGCTTGAAGTATGATGAAATCTTCCGCCGTTGCCGAAAGCAGAGCGCAGAAAAGCGGCATCCGGATGTGGTTGATCCACGCCAGAACGCGACAGAGGTGGTGCGGAAGGTGAACGGAACAAAAGAACCCGTGCCCAAACCGCCGCGTAACATCTGTTGTGCATACTGTCCACGGAAATTCACGCGGCAAATGTACTACGAGCAGCATTTACAGAAGCACACCAAACTGAAGGGGCAGCGAGAACGCCCGTTTCGGTGTTCGTGCTGTCCACGTTCCTTCGAGTCGCTGCCCCGGCTAAAGTTCCACGAAAAGAAAGAGCACGGCAAAAAGGCTAGCAAGAAAGCGGGCGAAGGGACATCATTCGTTTGTCCGGAATGTTCGAAATCCTTCAAATATCGTTATTCGCTGCGGATGCACATCCTCAACCATCGTGGCCAGTTGCCGTTCGTGTGTGAAATATGTGACAGTGGGTTCTACAACGTCAACTATCTGACCGCACACAAGGCACGGTACCATGGTCCGAATGCTGTGGCCGTAGTGCGCGGTGAAAAGATCACGTGTCGATACTGTCCGCGCAGTTTCCTACGGAAGTGTGATCGGACGAGTCACATGAAGCAGATGCACCCGAACATTCCCGAGGAAAACCATGCACCGGAAATGCTCGAAGAGTGTCCCCCGGCAGACAGCGAAGGAATGACCGATCCGGAGCTCCTACCACCGAACGTCCACgagccgatgatggtgataaagGAGGAGCAGATGGAGCAGGAGTCGGAAGATCCGGTTGTTCCGGTTGTTCCGGATGTTCCGGTAGAAACGAAGACTGAAGCCAAGGATGCAAAGGATTTCTATTGCGTAACCTGTGCGATGGAGTTCGATACGGAGGACATGTACTCGGAACACATGGACGATCAGCATTCGCTCGGAGGGGCCGAGTCTACTGATCAGACTGAAGGGGGGCACCGTAGCCAAGACGGGGTGGTACGGTTCCGTAGCAGAAAGAGAATCATCTGCTGTCAGTATTGTCCCGCAATATTTAGCCGGCCCGGTTACTTGAACGCACATACGTTGCGGAAGCACCCGGACAAGTATGAAACTTCCATGGGTTCGTACAAGTGTCGCTTCTGCCCACGACAGTTCCATGAGCTACGATATCGAAAGGTCCACGAGCGAATGACGCACGCCAGACGGGGTGAGGTATTGCCGGAGATGCACGAattttccagcgaaacaaCACACAGTGTGGTGGTCAGCACCGCGGTCCTAGAAGCGACGTCCGATGAACCTTCGAACGATGGAACGAGTACAGTGAGCGATCTTTCTCTTCTGGGCAACGCATCCCTGGTGATCCTGTTGGAACCGCTACCACCGAAGGTGCTGGCCACTTACCAGTGGCAACTGGACGAGTACGATAGGCGAGAGGAGGAACAGGATGTCAAGCCACTGATCACTGCAGCACTCGATGGAGGAACGTGTAGCTCTCCTGCCGGCAGTAGTGAGACCAGCGAACGGGTCGATTCAATGCGCACCAAGCTGGGCATCAAGCTGCACCCGTGCGGGAAATGtgagaaaatgtttaaaactcGCCAGGCACTTCAGAAACACATGATGTACCACATCGGCCAGCTGCCGTACCGGTGTGACGAGTG is a window of Anopheles aquasalis chromosome 2, idAnoAquaMG_Q_19, whole genome shotgun sequence DNA encoding:
- the LOC126569681 gene encoding zinc finger protein 493-like; translation: MNLEEEEPVVDDNPTAVPNAYPETYCRFCFSEIDVQPLFSPECNPKSSVLLRVRLFECIGLRLTKDVDYPSSICLMCSLTLQEFKCFRDRCLKYDEIFRRCRKQSAEKRHPDVVDPRQNATEVVRKVNGTKEPVPKPPRNICCAYCPRKFTRQMYYEQHLQKHTKLKGQRERPFRCSCCPRSFESLPRLKFHEKKEHGKKASKKAGEGTSFVCPECSKSFKYRYSLRMHILNHRGQLPFVCEICDSGFYNVNYLTAHKARYHGPNAVAVVRGEKITCRYCPRSFLRKCDRTSHMKQMHPNIPEENHAPEMLEECPPADSEGMTDPELLPPNVHEPMMVIKEEQMEQESEDPVVPVVPDVPVETKTEAKDAKDFYCVTCAMEFDTEDMYSEHMDDQHSLGGAESTDQTEGGHRSQDGVVRFRSRKRIICCQYCPAIFSRPGYLNAHTLRKHPDKYETSMGSYKCRFCPRQFHELRYRKVHERMTHARRGEVLPEMHEFSSETTHSVVVSTAVLEATSDEPSNDGTSTVSDLSLLGNASLVILLEPLPPKVLATYQWQLDEYDRREEEQDVKPLITAALDGGTCSSPAGSSETSERVDSMRTKLGIKLHPCGKCEKMFKTRQALQKHMMYHIGQLPYRCDECGVQFMRIGQLSFHKSRYHGDSAPTIVNRVSCDYCPRIFLRKQDLASHYFMVHGKDRAEQPYRTDDDPSPEQRKKSKRKEYWCQGCGSLFDRYRKCERHIAKEHGMDAAADGDAGATIKPIKLCRCSVCATIFKKRDEWLDHLSGHANVRPHNCEQCLKGRKKFGRKQLRFPCNECGVMYDRYRYLAMHKVRYHSEDSSAAAQSQLLKCAFCPRMFTRLRDVNHHQMSVHSDGITVDTAEQPDGVDQELRPTSQLLPHEFGSLSELLLSSNCNDLSNGAPNIKQELPSSLEQ
- the LOC126569690 gene encoding ADP-ribosylation factor-like protein 6-interacting protein 4, with the protein product MKIGKRNRKSRRDSSSSSSSSSSGSSISSTGHRSRAKRKRRDASSESTSSSTSNSSSSGSSSSSSDSSTERRRRKKKLKRKLLKLQKKEEKARKKAVRKEKKAKRKQKLEKKAAKRKVKEERKAARIREQQPAPTTDKPDDASLLDCGVPLGLMNRKARAPETREEYEARQSVIRRVVDPATGRARLIKGDGEIIEEFVSRERHQEINRQATAADGAEFQRRTVGFNNVP